Genomic window (Syngnathus scovelli strain Florida chromosome 14, RoL_Ssco_1.2, whole genome shotgun sequence):
TCCATATCTAACCTGTCTTATCTCTGCTTGTGCGCGTGTAGACGTGAGAAAGACCATCATCGGGCAGTCCATCGGTGGCGTCATCTACTCGCTGTTTGCTGGTTCCCCTCTGGTCATCCCGTTGACCACCGCCCCCCTTGCTATCTTCATAAGTGGTACGTCGggtcgtgtctgtgtgtgtgagtttgAGCAGCAAAATGTGTGTTTAGCGGGGAAATgtatgaatgcaaaaaaaatttcGGATGACCACCAAAGTATTTCCATATATCAAATTACTCTTTTTCAATTTAAAAATTATGGACAAAACAATAGAACTGAAACCtaaagtgaattttttttttggttaactACCAGACACATTtataaatgtaaacaaaaaaaaactagccaGTTCCCCCCCCAAACATCAACAGTGTTGCAGTTGTGTTGATGTTGATTGTTGGTGCTCCCACTGAGCGCCTCAAGTTAGCCGCAGTGGCGGCCGTAAATAAGAATCCAATTTGTTACATAACAGCTTGCTCGGGCACCCTGCAGGTCGCCTAGACGGCCACTGGCTTGCATGCGCACAGCAGCACACAAACGCTCTGGGCGGTGGTGGTTTTCCCTGGAATTTAAAGCACCCTGGCAACTGTAGCGCATCCAACCTGACTCTATAATGTTAAgaaaaattttaaaaagtggAATTGGAGCTAGCTGCTTGCTTACATAGTCGGTCGGACCTTGATGAGCACCGTAATCTCGTGATTTTCAGGCACCAAGCTCCACGGAGTGTCCACATAACTCAAAGAATGCTCATGTGCTTGTTGGCAGTCATTCGTGGTATCTGCGATGATTACCAGCTAGACTTCCCAGCTTTCTATGCCTGCATCGGGTTGTGGAACTGTCTTTTCCTCATTCTGGGAGGCGTCTTCAACCTCAGCCTAGTCATGAAGCTCTTCAAAAGGTGtgcacacgcaaaaaaaaaaaaaaaaaatcaacatttgaCTTTTCAGACTTTTTATCGCCGATTTGTGTTGTATTTGCAGGTCGACAGAGGAGGTGATTGCGCTGTTCATATCAATCGCATTTGTGGTGGACGCTGTCAAAGGAACGGTGAAAAGTGAGTAACATGTACTAACATTAGCACtaatgctaatgacatctgggtaTGCTAAATGTCCCGCAGCCTGTCGCGTCCCCTCATCAATATTTGACGCAGTTTTAATTTCCTCAAATGGAGACCTCGCTAGCCAGTCTGCCATTAGCATAACATTAACCTCCGACGCCGCTAATGCTAATTCATTCTGCATTTTGATACTTTTGTAACATTGATGAACGAGCACCATCTTTTTAATAATCAGTCCCGACGGAGCGGCGTCCATTTTGTTGCAGACATTAAGACACCAATTTGAGGAGGCATTAGTCATCATCAGAAAAAATCAAGTCCAGCTCTGCCGTCCTTTCAGTCTTCCAAAGGTACTACCACCCGCCCACGCTGGGCAATGGCAGCACGGCCAGCGAGTCGCCGCACGTTGCCGCCATGGGGGGCAACGGGAGCGAGTTGGGTATGGGCTCTGTGCTGCACGTCCTCCCCAACTCACTGATCAACTGCACACGCGAGCGGCCTGTCTTGTGCCTGCTGCTCATGATGGGCACGCTGTGGATGGGTTACACACTCTACCAGTTCAAGAGGAGGTATGCGCCCGCCAACCCTTGACTGGCATAGTTGGGCCTGATGATGACATTGCgtctttgtgtgcgtgtgtgtttgttgtcagTCCGTTCCTACACGCCAAAGTGAGGGAGGTGTTGTCGGACTGCGCTCTGCCCATCTCTGTTCTTCTCTTCTCCTTCATTGGGTCATACCTGTTCAGCGACATCGAGCGTCAGTACCACTTTTTGCTTTTGTCTTAACACACAAACACCTTGGCCAGTAAAgtgcttatttttatttttattatcaaaacattttatatttttttcttgagaAATTATAGTTTGATTGTCAAAAAACAGTCAAACTAACATCACGTAAATGAATGTGCCACTGCGTTAGCTTAGCATTGTGTAgcttgaacacacacacgcatgttaTTCTGACATGTACAGAAGCACACAAACACGTTCAATGAAGAACAAGGTGAGGAGTGCGCATCAAGTGGGGCACGCCAGGCCGAGGGAATTGAGCGGCAATATCCGCCGTCTGCCTTATTAtttatgtttgttttgaaaatgtttgttaTGAGAATGTTTATTTCATGGACGAGAAATGCGAGCGTCTGTTGCGTGTCCCTCGAGGAGCGCCTCAAGGCTTGGCTGCCCTACAAACACCCACATCATGGaggaagaaaaacacacacacatgaaacacgtttttattttttactagcCCACCTCAAGGTCCTtcgcctaaccctaatccttatcAAAACATTTCTTTGAAAAGAAATTGCTGAAAAAAATTATGACAATGACTCTTAAAAATGAGACATTGAAAATGTCTATTGTTAGAAAAGGAAAACCAAACCCCCCAGCCTTTTACCctctttgaatgtttttttttaaacccaaaaCATGAAATGCGACATCATTATGACATATCAGTGCTTATTGTTTGTGTATGAGCAGTTCCAGTGTTTAAAGTCCACAACAAGCCAGCATTCAGCGTGGCTCCGTTGGAGCGCCTGACGGCCTTGAACGTGCTGAGCGCCATGTGCCTCGGCTTCCTGCTGGCCTTGCTCATCTTCATCGACCAGAATATCGTTGTGTCGCTCACCAACGCACCCGAGAACAGGTGAATACAAAGGAAACGCTGCTCCATATGCTGGCTGAGATTCCCAGCTACCAAAACTGGAAGTACACATTGCCAAAATAAGCCATGCAGCAACTTTGAAAATTGACGCTTGGGCCACTCACCGGAAATCCAAACTACATTTGTCATTTGATGATGCTAGTCTTTAATCCAAGTCATTTGTCCTCACAAAAgcttgcttctttttcttaatggtGGTAGTAATTGTTAAGTGGTTGGTTGCCTTTGCCTGCTTCCGAAGCCACCGAGGACCTTTGGTGCCGCGTCGCTTCGTTAGCGACAACTGAGCCACAAAAGTTGACATCTGAGTCAAGAAGCCTCGCAGCCAAAATATGAAGTCTAACCTTTTTCCGCCATGCCGTCCATCCATGATGGACGGACGTCCATTAGCCCGCCCGCAGGCTGACGGTAGCACCAGAGAATCCACAAGTCAGCAATCGCAACAAGAAATCCCATCCAAAAACTTTCAAAATCGTATGAAAATTCTGAAATTGGTTCAGAAATAACCGGTAGTAAAAAGGATTTAATTTAATTGAATATGATATTTGGTAGGCATGTCTATCATGAGTCTCAAGAGCCCCCAAAAACCTCAAGAAGTTCCCCATCTTGGTCTCGAGTGGCCATTTCACCTCCcgaaggtgttggtccgttgctACCAAATGTGAACGGTCAAAGACAAATGCACCAAACTGGGAAGTTTGTCCATGGCGACCTGTTTGTTTCATGACgggtgagaagaaaaaaaaaaaaatcaaactcaaCTGACAGTCAGGAGGCATGTTGCTGCGATTGCTGACACGGACATTGATGGATGCCGCGCCATATGTGAGCCACGCATggcagaccttttttttttttggtgggagtCAGTCAAGGGTGGAGACGTTCAAATGTGTCCATGACTTCCCAAGTTCACCGTCGTCCTTTTATGTGTTGTCGTAGGCTGCTGAAGGGCACGGCATACCACTGGGACCTGATGCTGTCGGGCCTGATCAATATCTTGATGTCGGTTCTGGGGCTGCCCTGGATGCACGCTGCCTTCCCGCACTCCACGCTGCACGTGCGCCAGCTGGCCTTCGTAGAGCAGCGCGTGGAAGGAGGACACCTCTACGAGACGTGAGTGCATAGACGCACGCAATTAGAACCAGCTTCTGTGTGACTACTTAGTGTCCTTCCaagtaaatgaaagaaaaatatttgtctgTCTTGAGGTTAAAGTCCAAATACATTCATTGCTGTTTCTATTATTTTGGCGAGCCCTTAATCGGAAGAAGGCTTCAAATGAAGTCGGCATCGGCCGGAGACAGCAATATGTGGAATTTAGAGTCCTCTAGGACTGTGAtgggcttttttgtttttatgttagGCTGAGCACAATAATGGACTACCCTCTAGTGGTCAAAGTTGGAAGTAAATCTTGAATGAATTATCTCGGCAGCCTGTATGTGAAAATGAGCAAGATGTCATCGGGCCGCTGTGTGACAGTATCCACGTTCAGTATCGTGCAGGTGAAGGAGACGCGTGTAACGTCACTGGCCGCCAACGTTTTCATCGGCGCGTCGGTCTTCTTGCTGCCTCTGCCGCTACAGTGGATCCCCAAGCCGGTTCTGTACGGGCTCTTCCTCTACATCGCGCTCACCTCCATCGACGGCAACCAGATGTGCGACCGCATGGCCCTGCTGCTCAAGGAGCAGGTGAGGAGCGTCGAAGGGGGTCCTGTGGCGTGGCCGGCGCTTTTCATTTTACTCAAGTAGTTCCTTTCCGGATGGCCGGAGGAGGACAAGCGGAGGGAACTTAGTTTTCCAGCTGGGTCCTGACGTGTTTTTCCCCCTTTGCTGCAGACGTCATACCCGCCCACCCACTACATCCGCAAAGTGCCCCAAAGGAAGATCCACTACTTCACCTTCCTGCAGATGATGCAGCTGCTGGTGCTGTGCACGTTCGGCATGTACCCCATCCCCTACATGAAGATGATCTTCCCCTTGGTCATGATCCTGCTCATCCCCCTCAGGTGACGCCCTCGAACCGATCGACCTCaaataaaatggaagaaaaggGTGGGGTGGAtcagaaaattaaaaaaggTATCAAAGAAAACATTGTCAAACCGAATCATAATTATCAAGTGGGAAGTAattttaaaaagtcattttaaacCTTATAAAAATAAGTACAAGTAAAATTTCACAGGGTCTATCAGCATTTGCATTCTAGTCTGTGTGGAGTTCCTCAGGGATATGCGCGTGGTCCCATTCTCTTCTATACAGGTTGACGCCACCTCTTACCTGTAGAAGTGTATCACATACTTATGTTTCTTCTTGCGTGTGTAGGAACAGGGTGCTCCCTCACATCATTGAGGCCAAATATTTGGACATTATGGATGCCCAACATATGTAGCCGCGGAGGACGAAGGCGACGCCAGTTGCAACCCAAAAGACCTGCCGTAAAAGGGCAAAGAAAAAGtttggaccttttttttttttttctcccttctcTTTTGTTCTAAAACACCAAACCGTGCGGGAAAAGTCCAACAGCGTCTTACATTCCGACAGGCCGCCCGATGAACAATTGGGCAACTCCCCGATTCACCGCAGTTGTCGTCCTTGTGTTTGCTTCAAGTTGTTGAACTACTGACATTTTGAAGACGGTGCAACGGCACAACCCTTTTGTTCACACCTGCGTGTTTTGACATCGTGCTGATGCTGGCTCCCCGTGACGTGTACGTGCACTGTGCCGATAAGTAGATTTCTGTTTTTTGCTCTTCTTTCAAGCATTCCCTTTAGCGTTCCATGGAGGAGGCAAGGCTTGGCATCCTTGCGGGTTCCTCTCCATGTTTGCACCCGTTTGTCCCTAAACGTACGGGCGGCTTCCTCAAGGCAGGATTCATCGTTTTCAGTTGATGTGAAAAACTACAGTACAGGACACAATTTGACACTTCATAACTCGTGAATGGATATCCTCGATCAAATTCAGCCAACATTTGTTTGACCAAAAAAATGAAGGGCACAAAATGTCGTGGTCAAGATCTCGTAAGGGGTAGCTTAAGCATGATGCTAGCCCTTCCTGCCCTTCCCTAGCCCGTCTGTCGCATTCTGTCCTGACCTGCTAGCCTGTCATGTCTCTTACACTTAACCCCCAAGCCTTCAGTCCCATCCCTGATTTGTGTTGCCCCAATCCTAACCTGACCCCCATCCTTAAAGGCCAAACCCAGGCAAGCCTCTGCCAACTAACGATAACCCACACTCTACTTCAAATCCTTCCTGTCCTGCCCCTGAGCCCAAGCCTAACCTAATGTTTGGAATGGAAAGCAAAACATATAAACAGTATATAAATATTGTGTGTGATTATTTAGAATGGCAGCACAAACCAAATCATGTAGTTTGATAACAATTTTCaatatatggaaaaaaaaaaaaagctttgaatatttctttctttttgtttcttgGAAGGAAATGCTTGTGTTGTGCTGATTGCGTTGCTCATCTTTTCCTGTGTTGGAAATGTTTTGTCTGCCATTTTGGCTTCATGTGTTTACAGACTTATCGGAAAACATTCCACCCCCCTGGAAAGTGACATGAAAAGCTATTTAGAATGCGTTATTTTTGTCAAGTGACGTCACGTAATGGCCCCCAAGTTTGGATTAACGAGAGATTTGCACACATCTCGATTTTTCTTGCAACCCATCGCCAATTCACAGACGGTCCTCGAATGCAACACGTGACATTTCAGCAATACTGTATAaaagaattatttaaaaaaaggctcAGCGAGCTCTATTTTTGAAGAtgtagaaaggggggggggaagctcCCCACGTGCATTCGCTTCCGTTGAACTACGCAGGAGAAGTCATAAACTGACGTTTGCATAATCCTTGGGATGGTCCTCGCCGTAAGAGGGAGGAAAACGAGGAGTCACATGTACTCGTAAGAAACTTTTCATCATCCCAAATGTCTCTTGTATTTTTGACCTCCACTCTAAATCGTTTTATTGTGTTTTAGGTCTTTTCTCTGTGCCCAATCCGGACATTCTGGAAAGTGTTTCCTTTCTTATTCAGTAGCCTACTTTTCTAACCATGAATGTACGGTTGTAAGATTTgtgtgtctctgtctctctctctctctctctctctctctctctctctctctctctctctctctctctctctctctctctctctctctctctctctctctctctctctctctctctctctctctctctctatatatagacatacatatatatatatatatatatatatatatatatatatatatatatatatatatatatatatatatatatatatatatatctcgttGTTACTATCTTTCAATTTGGGTTTCATTGAGGCATTTTTCTGTTGTGGGAAAAAGAGCAGCTATATTTGTAAGATGGCTGGAAtatgatgtaaaaaaatatctaaaaaaGAATGTGTtggtttattacatatatatatatatatatatatatatatatatatatatatatatatatatatatatatatatatatatttgaaaaaaGACACTATCTCAAGCTGTTGCCAAATAAAAAGTAGTACCGTATGGGctgttttgtcttttctttgtGGATCAGCAAACGACTAACGTAATGCTAACTTGCCAATACCTAACGCTGATTACAAGTGGCCTCTGCTTTCTTCGACTCCATACCCCACAATAAATTGCGCATTGTGAGGCGCATGCGCAGAAGGTCGGCCATCTTGGATCGCAAACTACCGCGACTCCATGAGGCGCAAGGGTCGCAGATCGCGTATTGACTGGTCTCGCGTCATGTAAATCTTTCTCTGCTGCTAGCCTCGCGTTAGCCTAGCGACCGGAAGTTTGCACGCTGCCAGACCCCAAAACGCGGAAATTCTGCGTGCCGAGCCTATTTTGAAAGGGGCTGGTCTTATGAATTTTCGGGGTTGGAGCGTTGTTACTAAAATCCCGCCTGCCTGCCACATCTTTTCTGCGTCCCGTCGTTGTGGTTTTGTCCTCGCCAGCGGTCCCAAGACAAGCACGTGTTGTTAACATGGCCGAGGAGGCGAAGAAACAAGCCGCCTATACCGCGGTGGACAACCACGTGCAGGTATGGGCTTGGACTTGTTTACTATGATGATTGTCCACACATGAACGATTTGAATTAGCAGCCGCTCTATAGCCGCACGTTCTGGCTAGGCTAGCAAAATTAGCCATCAAGACAAAACAAACCGATGAAGACTATTTTGTCAAATCAGATTTCAGATGTTTGTTGCCATGTCTATCTAAATCTGCAACACGACCCAACATGGAGACAGGTAGATGCATACAAAACGTTTACATACTCCTATTTTTTTCTGCCTCGTTTGGACTTAAATGCCCAAAGGTATGTTTGGACTAAACACAACTCTTTCTTAATGCtgaagcgccccccccccccccccccccccaacaaaaaCAGTTCGAAAGCCAACATTCGTGCAATTAATTCCAATTATTTAGAATGAATTTATTTTCTGTCCAACAGAACAATCAGGTGGTTGGAGTCGGCAGTGGCTCGACCATCGTTTACGCAGTGCACAGACTTGGTGAGTGAATTATCATCCTGAAAATAAAGAATATCAATTCTGAAAGTAGGGATTTCACCCAAAATGGCAGCTTCAAACCGAAATGAATGTTCTGTTAAGTTCCAAGCATGAGTCTGGGCACCCAATTACAGGTTGATTGGTGTCTGTGGCATTTTTTTAGTATTAAATATTTCCAGGAGCCTTGGGAATCTCCAATCGACGCCACTTTCCACCCACGTTAAATGGCGTAGATAAAAAAGTTTCACATTTTCACTGGGACTTTTTTGACCCAATTCCCTTGAAGAAAGTTGTCAAGCAAAATGGTAgctgcaaaccaaaatggcggacTTCATGTTCAGTTCCAGGCAAGGGTCCTTGAGACTTTTTGTGCACGACTGTCACAATAGATGCAGCCAGTTTCTGGGTGACTGGTTGAATTTGAACCAAATACCTGAGGCTGATGTCTTTATGTATTCTTTTCAAGCGAGTGTGTTTGGGTGGGGTTCTTGTCTTGGGGACCAAACATTGGCAAGTTGTCCGACATGTTGAGTCCAatgttccctctaagctgcgcagctgcgcaattgcgcacTGGTCGCGCAGTATTTGCGCACAAGAAACTccatgctgcgcacaaaataGAATTCTGCATGAACTGATTGATGAATATCTAATGATAGACGTAATCTGatctaattaagtggacgagtaattttctttctgtgcctttttgtagtgtaaatcagtaattgacaggtgtccagccaatgatatatGGTTCACTTACGCTACATATATGTATGACACATAAGAGTCCTGCACATCCGTGCCGCGCAGGTTAGCTAGCTAACGACAGTGCGGCGGAGACAAGCGATGCgaatgctaaattagctaatcatggcgaaacgaatgagcagcAACACATCCACTTGCCaggacaaaataaataagagatgcggATGGGTGAGATTCTCTCTTTTTccaatgagaaaggtctcctctgcgaAACATGCAGTGAAGACAAAATGGCGGGCGAGTTTACTGAGGGAAAAATATGGAAGTTGGACAATCCTCAAGCGttacattcagcagaaatgttatttgaaagctgttgaaattgtacaaagactcaagatagGACAGGGGATAGGTACATTATTGCGAGACAGCGCAAAagatcgacagaaaaggaacgagctgtcacacaaaacaaaatctgaccccgagcaagttaaagttctcattgacaatatttatttacttatttacgtacttatttgtttattagtttatttatttaatctagtattgcacacagtggtccacagtgtgcacagggagcttgtgtatttgcacagacacttgaaaaattagagggaacattGGCACTGAGTCCCTCCAAAAAGCGCTTAATTTCTCTGAAAGACAAGAATAAACATCACTCCCCTGGTTCATGGCCCGCAATGTTAATGGTAATGTGTCTGAATTTGGGTTTTTAAGCAACGTGTGTTTGAGTgtttcaatgttttgtttttagcgGAGAGAGTGCGGGAGGAGAAGCTGAACATCACCTGTGTGCCCACCTCCTACCAGGTTAATTTGGCTTTTCTTTGGCTCTCCACTTAATGTAGCATTTCTGTTGAATGCCCATGTTTGTGGTCCTTCAGGCCCGCCAACTGATTGTGCTGCACGGACTGATGCTATCGGATCTTGACAGGCACCCTGAGGTATGACCAACGCCATCGTGTTGACAAGCCAGACACGTCTTTGACTTCCAACCAGTGGAAAAGTGTAACCAGAATGCTTACGCATGTGTTTTTTCCCCACAAGTATTCTcaataaaacaaatttaaacGTAACCAGCAGCAGAACAAAgaatctaaaaaacaaaaaaacaccctGAACAACAGACTACGTTGTCCGACATTTAAAGAGACTCCTACTACCTGGAGGCATTGATATTGTTGCCGCGCTCCTGCACTTGTTTGTCCCTCTTGCGCTCAGCTGGATGTCGCCATCGACGGGGCGGACGAGGTGGACGCTGATCTGACCCTGATCAAAGGCGGCGGGTGAGTTCCACATCGCACAGCTGCTTCCTGCGTGTCCTTTGGCTCTTTTTTCCTCACAAAAGTCGACCACATTTTCTTTGTCAGTGGCTGCTTGACTCAGGAGAAGATCGTGGCCAGCTGTGCCCGCCATTTTGTTGTCATCGCCGACTACAGGTTTGGATCCAAGATTGCGTCTTTCAAGATGACACCATAAAGAAGAGCCGTTATTGATCCTGGGATTTCTCAAAATGCCAACCGATTGTCTCTCAGGAAGGACTCTAAAGCGTTGGGCCAGCAGTGGAAGAAGGGCATTCCCGTCGAGGTGGTCCCCATGGCCCACGTGCCCGTCTCCCGGAAGATCGTCCAACTTTTTGGAGGAGAGGTCAACTTGAGGATGGGCGTCGCTAAAGCtgtaattaaaatatatatatatttatcaaaAAATGGGCCTGTTGATGCAATTTGTAAGACTTAAGAAATCATCGATACGAGTCATACTTTTGCCATGTAACATACAACATACAATGACACCATTTTGAAGCAAGACCTTTCTTTTTTGCTGTCTCATCAACGGTTAGCTTAGCTACACAAACTGTGCTAATACTCAACGCTTGGTGGAAATTGAGCTATGTTCTCTACTTTGTGGCTGTGTCAGGGTCCTGTGGTGACAGACAACAGCAACTTTATCCTGGACTGGAAGTTTGAGCGCATTCATCGCTGGAAGGATGTCAACGTAGCCATCAAGATGATTCCAGGTCAGGTCCGGTGAATGTCAGGAACAGGCTTCTAGAacagcacacttgtgcaaccacgttATTTGTTAATCGGACCCTCTGGTGTCATCTGCAGGGGTGGTGGAGACAGGACTGTTTGTGGGCATGGCAGAGCGCGCCTACTTTGGCACAGAAGATGGCCGTGTGCTGCTAAGGGACGCGCCCATCAACTGACGCTGCCGTCTGCGGCTCATCTCGCTACTTCCTTTTGGAATACCATTTGACTCATCAGGAGTCTGATGTGGGCAGTCGACAGCTTTTAACTCTGGGAGCATTAACTCTGGAAAAGACGTTTTAAAATGCAATGTGTTTTTACTTACAGATTAATTGAATATGATCTTACTTGATTGGACACAATGTATCGGACGGGCCATAATCTCCCATTTGCGCTTGCATCATTTCGTTTCACTGATTCTCCCGTCCACACTGACCGatgagattttttatttttattattattttttttttatataaagctTACAATAGACAGATAAATGATGTCCAACTGTTATGTTTTGCCGGCAGCCACCCAAATGGCCAACTGTGCATCTTTTTCGATTGGAACACACAAGAGAATATGTACCCATGTGCCTTGACATCGAAGCTGCTGTTGTGTTTGGAAGGAAGTGAAATGAAGACAGCGAAATGTCATCATTTCTAAACCATGTATGCTCATGGTTTAGATACTCTTCCTGTGTCCCCACGTCTCACGCAACCCTTATGCCATCATTACATTGACATGTACACCAAAGTCCATATTTTGTATCAGCATTTGAATCATTCCAATGTGACTGTGACAAATGTTTTTCACTGTATCGCCTACTCTTTCTTTGTCAAGAATACGTGACCAAAATCATGCATGTGCCTGCTTCTAACGTTTCAAATAAACTTAATCATGTCATATTTGACTTGTTATAGATGTTCAATCTGTAACACTGATTGATGAGGTATTTGGTGAGGCATGAGAGCAACGTCATTCTCCTGTGTGCCGCATGGTGGCGCTGTGAAGCCGACAGCGCTTCAAAGCCCAAATATCCAGGCTGCTCGCTGCAGAACCACTAGGTGAAGCTGCTCAAGAAACAGTCCAGCCCGCTGGAATCCATCCCGCTCTCCCCTCCAACTTCTTTTTATTGATTTTACTTTACTGCAAACGAATAATCGTGTCGAGCAAATAATTTTTCAatgattgtttatttttattgaaaatACTTATAGTAGTTAAACAACACAAGGGTGCAGGTAGAGGTGCTGtctgtgctgctgctgatggGGAAGGTGGTGGTAACTTCTTCCAACATTAGCCTACATGTTTGATGAAAGCCATTCACTGGAGAATATGTctccaaactacggcccgcgggccgaatACGGCCCACCTCCACATTTGGTCCGGTCCCCTGAACAATACCAgagcattttgattttttttccatacatgTGTATTTGTATTTAATGATAACGTTGGACTTTTGCAAATAAAATATTCCTTAGTTATGAACTTTTTTCATTATTAACCATTAGTTAGTAACTACAGGgtcggcaaaatgatctgacacatttgtaggtttaataaaatgcaaataaattaaagaaacaaaaacgttttttactttcaaaaagtacatataatgccgttttgtttcgtttcatttcattttcgtttcgttttcgaatgatgttacagtcaaacctcggttttcgaacgtcccggttctcgaacaaattagaattcgaacgaaaaattcgagatttttttttgcttcagttgtcgaacaaaattcggaggtcgaacctcgagatgagccgagaggacccgagaaaacccgaccgcgcggcctggataccgactgactccgttcgttattgtatttttgttactttgaggattgtattaacccctaatcatgcccccaaaggaagcaagtgggagtagtaaagccatcctaaaacgcaAAGACGCtctttaaagcaatgcgacagtgtgcacccggcgcgctgcggttgtgcgatcggagtaaattaagctccctgcgcactgaggtccacttaaattttggaaaatacatcaggactttaaaaatattttctaaatttcagcgacggctctgtcacaataatgcgaccagcgcggtgctgttgcgcggtcggcggcgagcTACGAATGcgcattcggcggtgcgctgcagttgcacgatcggacaaaaatgcgcaaatgaaaaaatgcttaaaaaaggctctcccccccccccccccccccattatttgcaatgggaaaaatagattcgtaattcgaccgattcacttttcgaaccgccttctggaacggaatgtggtcgaaaaccgaggtttgactgtatttcaccagctcagtggcctagtagtaaagtgtccgccctgagactggaaggttgtgggttcaaaccacagccgggt
Coding sequences:
- the slc4a11 gene encoding solute carrier family 4 member 11 isoform X5 → MKPATMDDGGPTPAEAPPCGMSKNGYFFQEMEQRDVEPDEEHEGPGEVQDSPITSADDVHLYDNQVTPGPESDDSGCVLLNTSRRYVKLMNFEEEIRAHRDLDGFLARASILLDETAASLDDVLKRMLRHVGQDDNAPEPGCNFEDIMSLLFTDAGAQEVNVHLLSETIQGVTATDTGVHYQQSWLCILCNLKNLQRRHVCISRLERPQNWGENCCEVRYVILVLAPRKMKSTKTAMELGRTFATLFSDISFRQKLLETKTQEEFKEALVFQRHQLTAANQQPTALGKEEPAPRRHKPLKCTDFFLAGRGIYEDLCRRLPLYASDFTDGIVGNNKTLLKYMTTAIFLYIAILLPAIALGSLNDESTRGEIDVRKTIIGQSIGGVIYSLFAGSPLVIPLTTAPLAIFISVIRGICDDYQLDFPAFYACIGLWNCLFLILGGVFNLSLVMKLFKRSTEEVIALFISIAFVVDAVKGTVKIFQRYYHPPTLGNGSTASESPHVAAMGGNGSELGMGSVLHVLPNSLINCTRERPVLCLLLMMGTLWMGYTLYQFKRSPFLHAKVREVLSDCALPISVLLFSFIGSYLFSDIELPVFKVHNKPAFSVAPLERLTALNVLSAMCLGFLLALLIFIDQNIVVSLTNAPENRLLKGTAYHWDLMLSGLINILMSVLGLPWMHAAFPHSTLHVRQLAFVEQRVEGGHLYETIVQVKETRVTSLAANVFIGASVFLLPLPLQWIPKPVLYGLFLYIALTSIDGNQMCDRMALLLKEQTSYPPTHYIRKVPQRKIHYFTFLQMMQLLVLCTFGMYPIPYMKMIFPLVMILLIPLRNRVLPHIIEAKYLDIMDAQHM
- the slc4a11 gene encoding solute carrier family 4 member 11 isoform X1 — its product is MKPATMDDGGPTPAEAPPCGMSKNGYFFQEMEQRDVEPDEEHEGPGEVQDSPITSADDVHLYDNQVTPGPESDDSGCVLLNTSRRYVKLMNFEEEIRAHRDLDGFLARASILLDETAASLDDVLKRMLRHVGQDDNAPEPGCNFEDIMSLLFTDAGAQEVNDSFVFFDDVHLLSETIQGVTATDTGVHYQQSWLCILCNLKNLQRRHVCISRLERPQNWGENCCEVRYVILVLAPRKMKSTKTAMELGRTFATLFSDISFRQKLLETKTQEEFKEALVFQRHQLTAANQQPTALGKEEPAPRRHKPLKCTDFFLAGRGIYEDLCRRLPLYASDFTDGIVGNNKTLLKYMTTAIFLYIAILLPAIALGSLNDESTRGEIDVRKTIIGQSIGGVIYSLFAGSPLVIPLTTAPLAIFISVIRGICDDYQLDFPAFYACIGLWNCLFLILGGVFNLSLVMKLFKRSTEEVIALFISIAFVVDAVKGTVKIFQRYYHPPTLGNGSTASESPHVAAMGGNGSELGMGSVLHVLPNSLINCTRERPVLCLLLMMGTLWMGYTLYQFKRSPFLHAKVREVLSDCALPISVLLFSFIGSYLFSDIELPVFKVHNKPAFSVAPLERLTALNVLSAMCLGFLLALLIFIDQNIVVSLTNAPENRLLKGTAYHWDLMLSGLINILMSVLGLPWMHAAFPHSTLHVRQLAFVEQRVEGGHLYETIVQVKETRVTSLAANVFIGASVFLLPLPLQWIPKPVLYGLFLYIALTSIDGNQMCDRMALLLKEQTSYPPTHYIRKVPQRKIHYFTFLQMMQLLVLCTFGMYPIPYMKMIFPLVMILLIPLRNRVLPHIIEAKYLDIMDAQHM